The following nucleotide sequence is from Geitlerinema sp. PCC 9228.
GATGCTTTTGATACTGCAAGTATAGGGCTTGGAAGCTGGCGAGCATGACGTTCAAGCCTTCGCAAACTGGCTGGGTAACGGAAGTGTCTAGCAGTACCGGATTTTCTTTGACCTGGTCGAAAGCTTGTAGGGGGGTGTGCTGGGTCGTCGTCATAGGTTCGACTTCTCCTCGTTTTGGTTCAGTCCGCAACTGAAATTTCTTAAGGGTCTTTATGGAATTTTACAAACTTACCCCAGACAACGCTACCGGCAATCCCCCCATAGACTCCCCCAACTTCAGTACCCAAAATTTTAAGAAATTTTCACATCTTCGGGGTTGTAAATGAAAACTTTTTTCATCTATTATCGAAAATACCAGCTAAAAAACCAAGGAAATAGCGGGATTGATAATCTGCTAGTGCGGCTCTTTCTCGGTCAACACTCGGCTATGGGATCGAGGGATGGCCGTTTTCTTATCCCTTTTTAAGTGCAAATTTTTTGCAAAAACACTGAAGCGAGCGAGGCCGTTCCATGGAAGCACCAAAAACCGTTGAAGACACTGTGGAAATAGAGCAGATTGATTGGGCCCAAAGATGGCAGGCATATCGGCGGCTGCAAGAACTTGCCATTCCCTGCTGGTGTGCCACCAACCAACCTTTACGGGTGCGTCTATCGAGCTTTCACGCCATGATTCAACTCGATAGCGTACTGCGACAGCTGACCTACGACCGCCGAGAACTGGCAACTTGGCTGGAAGACTGCTGGAAACTCGATTCCAACCGATAATCCGACCGATAACGATCTTAGGAAAATACCATGGGTAAAAGTAAAAAGCAAGTATCTCCGTTTCAATTAGAAGGGCAATTTCTAGGATTTGTGTACAAAAATGGCAAACCCAAGAAATCGTTTCGACTGTCTACCCAGGCAGGGGAATATGACCTGAAACTTCAGCTTCCCAAATCCAGCCGCTATTTGCTGCAGCAAAGACTACAACCAGGAATTTGGGTGCAAGTGCAGGGGGAAGAGGTGCTACACCTGAAAAAGAACGAACGCAAACGCAAGGTCTACCACATCGTTCCCGTTGGTGCAGCGGTTGAAGGGGAAACAGCTACCCCTGCAGCTAGCGAAACGGCTAAAGCGACAAAAGAAACATCCTACTGGCAGGTTGACAACCCCCCATCAGTGGCTCGCAATACCACAACCAGCCAGCCGCAAGGCAAGATTTTGCTGTGTAGAAAGTCAAGCTGCCGCAAACGGGGGGCTGATTGCATTCATAAGGCACTTGCCGAGGCAGTTAGCGATCGCGGTTTGCAGGGAAAAATTGCTATCCAACCCACCGGCTGTATGAAAAAATGTAAAGCCGGTCCCAATCTTCTGGTGATGCCAGATAAGACACGCTACAAAAGCATTCAACCGGAAGAAATTCCCCAGCTGTTGGAACAGCATTTTCAACCATCTACGGTTAAGCAACCAGATGCGATCGCGCAATAAAAAGAGGGGGAACAGGGGAAAGATCGAGCGATCGTCCCTTCTATGTCCCCTGTTTTCCGCTTATCTAGTGCCTTGGGAAACCAGGATTTAGAAGAAGAAAACAGTTTGCAAAGCACCTAAGACAATATCCTCGTTGCCGCTTTCGTGTTCTGGGTTAATAACCCAAATCACACCGGGGGTAAGAGAAATATTGTCAGTAATTTGGTATTTATAGGACGCTTCCACAAGAATGGAAGTATCATCGTCTTCCCGCAAACTGTCATCGTTGTCAATTGCTTTTGGTGGAATGCCAATGACCAAGCCAGCTAGATTGCCTTCTCCACCTAAATCGGGGAAAGCCAATTGTACAGCCGTGGTAAAGATGGTGGCGTTGTCGTCGCTATCTGTTTGGTTAGCAAAGACAAAGCCTCCCCAAGCACCGATTTCAAAGCTGGAACTCGGACGAAAGGCGGCTTGCAGCCCCACGTGGTGACCCATGGTATCGCTATCGCCAAAGGGTTGGTCGGCGTTGAGGCTACCTTCGGTTCCCCCTAAATTGGCACTGCCGTTGTTGGCGAAACTGTTGAGATAGGCTAAAGAGACATCAAAGCGATCGCCACCAGAATAACTTACCTGCAAACCAGTGGCGTAGTCGCCGTTGAAAAATCCCTGTCCCAAACCAGAATCCGCAGCATCCCCCGGACTGGTCATGTAGATGGCATCAACCCGCAAGTTTTCGCTTAGTTGAAAATTCACACCAAAACCAGCACCGGTGGTTTCTTCGTAGATCAGTGGATTGTGTTGGCTGAAATCGGATAGGGCGTTGCCATTTAGAGAAGTGCTAGCCGCTTGGGAAAAGATATCGTCAATATCCGTTCCTGTAATTGTAGCCCAAGCCGTAATGCTATCGTTGACAGGAAAGCGATAGAAAAACTCATCAAAGATAATATCGTTGCCCGTATCGAAACGCGCGAACACTTGGGTCATATTGGTTCCCGTTTCGCTGCGGTCGAAGTTGGGCAAGTTGCCTCCCACGATGCGAGTCCGCAACAAATCCTCTCCAGAAAAACTGGTTTCAAAACTCAGGTAACCAACGCCACTAAAGGTGGTTTGCGTGTCGCCACCTCCAGGCAAATCCTCGCCACCAAAGGTATCTGCTAGGAAAAAGTAAGCAAAACCTGTGAGCCTAGTGGTGGTAGAAAACTGATTGGCTTCTAATTCTGCCGTACGTGATTCCAAGCTGTCTACCCGTCCGCGCAAGGTAGCCAGTTCCGCTTGGAATTCCTCTTGCAAGCGTTGCAGGGTGGCTAAATCTTCTTGACGAACTAAATCAGCCGTACTTTGTTCGATTAGCTGGGTCATTACCTCCATGCAGGCGTTCAGACCCGCTGCAAATTCGTACCGGGTCATCGCCCGGTTGCCGCGGAAGGTGCGGTCGGGATATCCCGCAATGCAGCCATAGCGTTCTACGAGGGATTGCAGCGCTTGAAAAGCCCAGTCGGTAGGCTGTACGTCCCGCAGTTGTGATACGGAAGTAACTTGCTGCAGAGATTTTGATGAATCTAACAGCTCTGACACTTTGGTAGGTTCGTTTTCGGGAGTTGCACCTACCGAGTGACCAGCCAAGCCTAACAAAAGGGGAGTCGCTACTAAAGATGTATAGATCTTGTGCTTCATTTGCTTTCAAAAACCTCACACCAATGTTTCTGAATCTCTTTATCGTAGCGCAGGTTTTCTAGAAAATCTACTTTCTCTAGAGAATCTTTAATATTATCACGAAATATAAAAAATTATGCCGAACAACGAACAGCGGAAACGCTGGAATGGAGAGTCCCTCACATACGTCCCTCTACAAAATCGAAAGGATTTTAAGGCAATGGTGTTTTAGTCTTGGACTGATGCGAAATCCGATATTGCTAAACCACAAATATAATACCATTTCTGAAAAACAACGATTGTCTGGAATTTTTCAATTGCCCTGGTAGGGGCGCTCACGCGTTGCGCCCCTACAAAAATGCCTCTATTATCTCTTGCATATTATTAAGGAAATGGTAACCGAACCGTCCCCCTGCTTTACAAGGGGAACAATAGGGGGTTATTACCCGCTTGCATTATCGGGTTTTGCCAGTACGGATTTGGTATGAGATTGGGATAGCACAATAATATAAAAAAGCCCAGCTCCAAAACTGGGCTTTACTTTTCTTTATTTTTGTCAAACAAGCTTCGGTCAGTTTACCCTGGAAAGCTTCCCTTAGAATTCAAAGGTAGTCTTGAGAGCACCAACAACAATATCTTCGTTATTATCGTTGTGTTCTGGATTGATAACCCAAATCACACCAGGGGTTAAGGAAATATTGTCTGTTAGTGCGTACTCGTAAGCAACGTCAACGATGACCGAGGTATCCTCGTCTTCCCGACCAATAAAGTCGTTGTCGCTAGCTTTGGGAGGAATACCAACGGAAATACCTGCGACATTCCCTTCGCCACCCAAGTCAGGGAAGGAAAGTTGTAAAGCTGCCGTCCAAATGGTGGCGTCGTTGTCGCTGTCGGTTTGGTTAGAGAAGACCACACCACCAAAAGCACCAACGTGGAATTTGGAGCTCAGACGATAGGCAGTTTGGAGACCGATGTGGTGGGAGTTAAGGTCGCCGCCAGCAAAAGGATCGTCGGCAAAGGCACTACCCGTACCGCCACCAGGTTCGCCGTTGAAGGTGTTGAGATAGGAAAGACTGGCGTCCAATTTACCAGCAGCAAAGTTCAGCTGAGCACCGACACTGTAGGGTCCGTTGAATATACCTTCTCCCAAACCAGGCTCGCTAGCGTCGTCTTCGTCTGCCATGTAGAGGACATCCAAACCGAGGTTTTCGCTAAACTTGAAGTTGGCACCCACACCAGCACCATCGGTTTGGTCGAACAGGGTGTTGTTGTCGGCAAATTCAGACAGGTAAGGACCCCCTACGAAAGCGTCCTCCGAGAAGATATCATCGATGTCCGTACCTACTGCGGTTACCCAAATTCTGAGATTGTCTCCGAGGGGGAAGCGATAGTAGAACTCGTCTAGTTCAAAGGCAAGACCGCTATCATCTTCATCATCGATAAACGCCATATTGGTGCCGGTAACATCTTCCCCAAATCCGGGAATGTTGCCGGCTAGTAGGCGTGTCCGCAAGCGATCGCGTCCGGTGAAGCTGCTATCCAAAGTCAGCTCCGCCATGCCACTGAAGGTGGTTTGGATATCGCTATTGAGGTCTTCGCCACCAAAAGCATCGCCGAGGAAGAATTTCGCTTCCCCGTTCAGTTTGGTCGTGGTGGAGAATTGATTGGCTTCTAGTTCTGCCGTACGGGCCTCCAAGCTGTC
It contains:
- a CDS encoding Asr1405/Asl0597 family protein; this encodes MEAPKTVEDTVEIEQIDWAQRWQAYRRLQELAIPCWCATNQPLRVRLSSFHAMIQLDSVLRQLTYDRRELATWLEDCWKLDSNR
- a CDS encoding (2Fe-2S) ferredoxin domain-containing protein, which codes for MGKSKKQVSPFQLEGQFLGFVYKNGKPKKSFRLSTQAGEYDLKLQLPKSSRYLLQQRLQPGIWVQVQGEEVLHLKKNERKRKVYHIVPVGAAVEGETATPAASETAKATKETSYWQVDNPPSVARNTTTSQPQGKILLCRKSSCRKRGADCIHKALAEAVSDRGLQGKIAIQPTGCMKKCKAGPNLLVMPDKTRYKSIQPEEIPQLLEQHFQPSTVKQPDAIAQ
- a CDS encoding iron uptake porin; protein product: MKHKIYTSLVATPLLLGLAGHSVGATPENEPTKVSELLDSSKSLQQVTSVSQLRDVQPTDWAFQALQSLVERYGCIAGYPDRTFRGNRAMTRYEFAAGLNACMEVMTQLIEQSTADLVRQEDLATLQRLQEEFQAELATLRGRVDSLESRTAELEANQFSTTTRLTGFAYFFLADTFGGEDLPGGGDTQTTFSGVGYLSFETSFSGEDLLRTRIVGGNLPNFDRSETGTNMTQVFARFDTGNDIIFDEFFYRFPVNDSITAWATITGTDIDDIFSQAASTSLNGNALSDFSQHNPLIYEETTGAGFGVNFQLSENLRVDAIYMTSPGDAADSGLGQGFFNGDYATGLQVSYSGGDRFDVSLAYLNSFANNGSANLGGTEGSLNADQPFGDSDTMGHHVGLQAAFRPSSSFEIGAWGGFVFANQTDSDDNATIFTTAVQLAFPDLGGEGNLAGLVIGIPPKAIDNDDSLREDDDTSILVEASYKYQITDNISLTPGVIWVINPEHESGNEDIVLGALQTVFFF
- a CDS encoding iron uptake porin, producing MSQKLRNSLLAAPILLGMTCSSVAAAPEGQQTKVSQLLSETEAESQSMGQVTSVSQLRDVQPTDWAFQALQSLVERYGCIAGYPDRTFRGNRAMTRYEFAAGLNACMEVMTQLIEQSTADLVRQEDLATLQRLQEEFQAELATLRGRVDSLEARTAELEANQFSTTTKLNGEAKFFLGDAFGGEDLNSDIQTTFSGMAELTLDSSFTGRDRLRTRLLAGNIPGFGEDVTGTNMAFIDDEDDSGLAFELDEFYYRFPLGDNLRIWVTAVGTDIDDIFSEDAFVGGPYLSEFADNNTLFDQTDGAGVGANFKFSENLGLDVLYMADEDDASEPGLGEGIFNGPYSVGAQLNFAAGKLDASLSYLNTFNGEPGGGTGSAFADDPFAGGDLNSHHIGLQTAYRLSSKFHVGAFGGVVFSNQTDSDNDATIWTAALQLSFPDLGGEGNVAGISVGIPPKASDNDFIGREDEDTSVIVDVAYEYALTDNISLTPGVIWVINPEHNDNNEDIVVGALKTTFEF